From one Microbacterium aurum genomic stretch:
- a CDS encoding acyl-CoA thioesterase: MMLEVIDLASSGARTTEDIFTGSSHPMPTGRIFGGQVLAQAIIAADRTTGDERVPHSMHGYFLRPGDASQGVTLSVDRIHDGRSFSTRRTQAFQHGVPIFSMISSFEHEDPGLDHQHPIPRGVLSPEEAQQRTDATTLHPLSQRLVSDSPIELVHADGAIYDRVPGPHVPQQHVWMRTRRPIGDDPALHRAVLAYMSDLTIQEPVLRAHGVPWSLRGLKVASLDHAMWWHRPARVDEWLLYAQQSPSARGGRGLATGRIFTRDGELVASVAQEIMVRVPEASADGGVSGG, encoded by the coding sequence ATGATGCTGGAGGTCATCGATCTCGCCTCTTCGGGTGCGCGCACGACGGAGGACATCTTCACCGGGTCGTCGCATCCGATGCCGACCGGTCGCATCTTCGGCGGACAGGTCCTCGCTCAGGCGATCATCGCCGCCGACCGCACCACCGGCGATGAGCGGGTCCCGCACTCGATGCACGGATACTTCCTGCGGCCCGGCGACGCGTCGCAGGGCGTCACGCTGTCGGTGGACCGCATCCACGACGGGCGCTCCTTCTCGACCCGGCGCACGCAGGCGTTTCAGCACGGCGTGCCGATCTTCTCCATGATCTCGTCCTTCGAACACGAGGATCCCGGGCTGGACCACCAGCATCCGATCCCGAGGGGCGTCCTCTCCCCCGAGGAAGCGCAGCAGCGCACGGACGCGACCACCCTGCACCCGCTGTCCCAGCGGCTCGTCTCCGACAGCCCGATCGAACTCGTCCACGCCGACGGGGCGATCTACGATCGCGTGCCGGGGCCGCACGTGCCGCAGCAGCACGTGTGGATGCGGACGCGTCGCCCGATCGGCGACGACCCGGCCCTGCACCGCGCGGTGCTGGCCTACATGAGTGACCTCACCATCCAGGAGCCGGTGCTGCGTGCGCACGGCGTGCCGTGGTCGCTGAGGGGTCTGAAGGTCGCCAGTCTCGACCACGCCATGTGGTGGCACCGCCCCGCGCGGGTCGACGAGTGGCTGCTCTACGCCCAGCAGTCCCCGAGCGCTCGCGGCGGCCGCGGGCTCGCGACAGGGCGCATCTTCACGCGCGACGGCGAGCTCGTGGCCTCGGTCGCCCAGGAGATCATGGTGCGGGTGCCGGAGGCGTCCGCGGACGGCGGCGTCAGCGGCGGCTGA
- a CDS encoding mechanosensitive ion channel family protein has translation MSIVPLDTTPPAQWSWGWWLDILQAVGFKLLAIVAIILGAYVLSRLLRLLIRRVVNRIVSGAKSKANVDDTQALERSPLAAMRLVQRTRTLGTILQNIVNVAIAIVAILMTVNVIDQSVLGSFALLSAAIGAGLGFGAQNIVKDVLNGIFIVAEDQVGIGDVVDLGLATGIVEYVSVRITHVRDVNGTLWYVRNGEITRIGNMSQGWSRVIIDLALPVDVDIDQVEKTMLTTAKSLTKDPKWRTRIIEQPEIWGLESITGDALVIRLVIKTRANAKDDVARELRMRLKHAMDELGVTLPSMNTVMLAGLEGAQRVRGANPPRTRPTPVTPTAAGDGKGVWKPRKSATKRPAPAAEPTPATESTSQTEPTSPTEEKPS, from the coding sequence ATGAGCATCGTCCCCCTCGATACGACGCCGCCCGCGCAGTGGTCCTGGGGCTGGTGGCTCGACATCCTGCAAGCGGTGGGGTTCAAGCTCCTTGCGATCGTCGCCATCATCCTCGGCGCCTACGTGCTGTCGCGCCTGCTGCGCCTGCTGATCCGCCGCGTCGTGAACCGCATCGTGTCGGGCGCCAAGAGCAAGGCGAACGTCGACGACACGCAGGCCCTCGAGCGCTCCCCCCTCGCGGCCATGCGACTCGTGCAGCGCACGCGCACGCTCGGCACGATCCTGCAGAACATCGTCAACGTCGCGATCGCGATCGTCGCGATCCTCATGACCGTCAACGTCATCGATCAGAGTGTGCTCGGTTCGTTCGCCCTGCTGTCTGCGGCGATCGGCGCAGGCCTCGGCTTCGGCGCGCAGAACATCGTGAAGGACGTGCTCAACGGCATCTTCATCGTCGCCGAGGACCAGGTCGGCATCGGCGACGTCGTGGACCTCGGGCTCGCGACCGGCATCGTCGAGTACGTGAGCGTCCGGATCACCCACGTCCGCGACGTCAACGGCACTCTCTGGTACGTCCGCAATGGCGAGATCACCCGCATCGGGAACATGTCGCAGGGCTGGTCGCGCGTCATCATCGACCTGGCGCTGCCCGTCGACGTCGACATCGATCAGGTCGAGAAGACCATGCTGACGACCGCCAAGTCGCTCACGAAAGACCCGAAGTGGCGCACGCGGATCATCGAGCAGCCCGAGATCTGGGGCCTCGAGTCGATCACCGGCGATGCTCTCGTCATCCGTCTCGTCATCAAGACCCGCGCCAACGCGAAGGACGACGTCGCGAGGGAACTGCGGATGCGGCTGAAGCACGCCATGGACGAGCTGGGTGTGACGCTGCCGTCGATGAACACCGTCATGCTGGCGGGTCTGGAGGGCGCCCAGCGCGTGCGCGGCGCCAACCCGCCCCGCACGAGGCCCACACCGGTCACGCCGACCGCGGCCGGCGACGGCAAGGGCGTCTGGAAGCCGCGCAAGAGCGCGACGAAGCGGCCCGCGCCTGCGGCTGAGCCGACCCCGGCGACCGAGTCGACGTCGCAGACCGAACCGACGTCCCCGACCGAGGAGAAGCCCTCATGA
- the ettA gene encoding energy-dependent translational throttle protein EttA, with product MAEYIYSMVRARKAVGEKLILDDVTMSFLPGAKIGMVGPNGAGKSTILKIMAGLDTPSNGEAKLTPGYTVGILMQEPELDETKTVLENIQEGVAIKAKLDRFNEISALMADPDADFDALLAEMGVLQEEIDAADGWDLDSQLEQAMDALRTPPGDEPVTKLSGGERRRVALAKLLLQKPDLLLLDEPTNHLDAESVLWLEQHLQSYKGAVIAITHDRYFLDNVAEWIAEVDRGRLIGYEGNYSTYLEKKAERLDIQGKKDAKLAKRLKDELEWVRSSAKGRQTKSKARLARYEEMAAEAERTRKLDFEEIQIPAGPRLGNVVIEAKKLQKGFGDRSLIDGLTFSLPPNGIVGVIGPNGVGKTTLFKTIVGLEPLDGGDLKVGETVKISYVDQSRANIDPNKTLWEVVSDGLDIITVGKTEIPSRAYVSKFGFKGPDQQKKAGVLSGGERNRLNLALTLKEGGNLLLLDEPTNDLDVETLSSLENALLEFPGCAVVITHDRWFLDRIATHILAYEGTDEAPDKWYWFEGNFEAYEQNKIERLGVDAATPHRSTHRKLTRD from the coding sequence ATGGCCGAATACATCTACTCCATGGTCCGCGCCCGCAAAGCGGTGGGCGAGAAGCTGATCCTCGACGACGTCACCATGTCGTTCCTGCCCGGGGCGAAGATCGGCATGGTCGGCCCCAACGGTGCCGGTAAGTCGACGATCCTGAAGATCATGGCGGGCCTGGACACCCCTTCCAACGGCGAGGCGAAGCTGACCCCCGGCTACACCGTCGGCATCCTCATGCAGGAGCCCGAACTCGACGAGACCAAGACCGTCCTGGAGAACATCCAGGAGGGCGTAGCGATCAAGGCGAAGCTCGACCGCTTCAACGAGATCTCGGCGCTCATGGCCGACCCGGACGCCGACTTCGACGCCCTGCTGGCCGAGATGGGCGTGCTGCAGGAGGAGATCGACGCCGCGGACGGCTGGGACCTCGACTCGCAGCTCGAGCAGGCGATGGATGCGCTGCGCACGCCACCCGGTGACGAGCCGGTCACGAAGCTCTCCGGCGGTGAGCGCCGTCGCGTGGCGCTCGCGAAGCTGCTGCTGCAGAAGCCCGATCTGCTGCTGCTCGACGAGCCCACCAACCACCTCGATGCCGAGAGCGTTCTCTGGCTCGAGCAGCACCTGCAGTCCTACAAGGGCGCGGTCATCGCGATCACCCACGACCGGTACTTCCTCGACAACGTCGCGGAGTGGATCGCCGAGGTCGACCGCGGTCGCCTGATCGGCTACGAGGGCAACTACTCGACCTACCTGGAGAAGAAGGCCGAGCGCCTCGACATCCAGGGCAAGAAGGACGCCAAGCTCGCCAAGCGCCTCAAGGACGAGCTGGAGTGGGTGCGTTCCTCGGCGAAGGGCCGCCAGACGAAGTCGAAGGCGCGCCTGGCCCGCTACGAGGAGATGGCCGCAGAAGCCGAGCGCACCCGGAAGCTCGATTTCGAGGAGATCCAGATCCCGGCCGGTCCGCGCCTGGGCAACGTCGTGATCGAGGCGAAGAAGCTGCAGAAGGGCTTCGGCGACCGTTCGCTCATCGACGGCCTGACCTTCAGCCTGCCGCCGAACGGCATCGTCGGCGTCATCGGCCCCAACGGCGTGGGCAAGACGACACTGTTCAAGACGATCGTGGGTCTCGAGCCGCTCGACGGCGGCGACCTGAAGGTCGGCGAGACGGTCAAGATCAGCTACGTCGACCAGAGCCGCGCCAACATCGATCCGAACAAGACGCTGTGGGAGGTCGTCTCCGACGGCCTCGACATCATCACGGTCGGCAAGACCGAGATCCCTTCGCGTGCCTACGTCTCGAAGTTCGGCTTCAAGGGTCCGGACCAGCAGAAGAAGGCCGGCGTGCTCTCCGGTGGTGAGCGCAACCGCCTCAACCTCGCGTTGACCCTCAAGGAGGGCGGCAACCTGCTTCTCCTCGACGAGCCGACGAACGACCTCGACGTCGAGACGCTGAGCTCGCTGGAGAACGCGCTGCTCGAGTTCCCCGGCTGCGCGGTGGTCATCACCCACGACCGGTGGTTCCTGGACCGCATCGCGACGCACATCCTCGCTTACGAGGGCACCGACGAAGCGCCGGACAAGTGGTACTGGTTCGAGGGCAACTTCGAGGCGTACGAGCAGAACAAGATCGAGCGCCTGGGCGTCGACGCGGCCACCCCGCACCGCTCGACGCACCGCAAGCTGACCCGCGATTGA
- a CDS encoding globin, which produces MSEPMSFYDEIGGHDTFVRLVDTFYRGVAADEVLRPMYPEADLAPAAERLTLFLEQYWGGPTTYSQRRGHPRLRMRHAGFHVNPDARDRWLAHMRTAVDELALPPLHEATLWDYLQRAAFAMVNTFEPSSSAGGIGPARPASAAELPLHPEIPPTTPSS; this is translated from the coding sequence ATGAGCGAGCCGATGTCGTTCTACGACGAGATCGGCGGGCACGACACGTTCGTGCGCCTCGTCGACACGTTCTATCGCGGGGTCGCCGCCGACGAGGTGCTGCGCCCGATGTACCCGGAGGCCGATCTGGCGCCCGCCGCGGAGCGGCTCACGCTGTTCCTGGAGCAGTACTGGGGCGGACCGACGACCTACAGCCAGCGCCGGGGTCATCCTCGCCTGCGCATGCGACACGCGGGGTTCCACGTCAACCCCGACGCGCGCGACCGGTGGCTCGCGCACATGCGCACCGCAGTCGACGAACTCGCCCTGCCGCCGCTGCACGAAGCGACACTGTGGGACTACCTGCAGCGGGCCGCCTTCGCGATGGTCAACACCTTCGAGCCCAGCTCGTCGGCCGGCGGCATCGGCCCCGCCCGGCCGGCGTCGGCCGCCGAGCTTCCGCTGCATCCCGAGATCCCCCCGACGACGCCGTCGTCCTGA
- a CDS encoding single-stranded DNA-binding protein translates to MTDHITVIGNIASVPERRELPGGGIAVGFRLASTQRRLDGGQWVDVHTNWYSVSAYRKLAEHALSSLEKGQRVIVTGRFRVKQWESGGKSGSAAEIDADGLGPDLMFGTTTFHRSAAPAEAGPAPATDAWATATPGESGGPGVAASTALNEPSATPSEVPAPSAAPDGQQERELVPAGAWTPPMEDTTPF, encoded by the coding sequence ATGACCGACCACATCACCGTCATCGGCAACATCGCATCCGTCCCGGAGCGCCGGGAGCTGCCCGGCGGCGGCATCGCCGTCGGCTTCCGGCTGGCCTCCACCCAGCGTCGCCTGGACGGCGGGCAATGGGTCGACGTCCACACCAACTGGTACTCCGTGTCGGCGTACCGCAAGCTCGCCGAGCACGCGCTGAGCTCGCTGGAGAAGGGGCAGCGCGTGATCGTCACCGGGCGCTTCCGCGTCAAGCAGTGGGAGTCGGGCGGCAAGTCGGGCTCGGCGGCGGAGATCGACGCGGATGGACTCGGGCCGGACCTGATGTTCGGCACGACGACCTTCCACCGCAGCGCGGCGCCCGCCGAGGCGGGACCCGCTCCGGCGACGGACGCGTGGGCCACGGCGACCCCCGGCGAGTCCGGCGGCCCGGGCGTGGCGGCGTCGACCGCGCTGAACGAGCCGTCGGCCACCCCGAGCGAGGTGCCGGCCCCCTCGGCCGCGCCCGACGGGCAGCAGGAGCGCGAGCTCGTTCCCGCCGGGGCGTGGACACCGCCGATGGAGGACACCACGCCGTTCTGA
- a CDS encoding ABC transporter permease subunit: MMTTALNADATPTAPGRPLRADSRSEHLSFGRVLRSELIKLTTLRSTWWSLGITALLAVGISLMIASAVESSRASAAEVGATFDYAAVTAIVAPMQFTMLVAGIFGAMAITGEYSTGMIRSTLTAEPRRGTVLIAKAVTVAALLIATTVVSSLVAILVTAPIFGDSGIDWSDPAGSTIPLLYSLLAMASFGLLGLGFGFIVRNGAGAIAATVGVLFVLPIVTNMFVMGGEAWQWVVDLGKYLPMSAAQVLTTPGSEDIGTAIVSLLAWPVAALVGGWLILRTRDA, encoded by the coding sequence ATGATGACCACCGCACTGAACGCCGACGCCACGCCGACCGCCCCCGGGCGCCCGCTGCGCGCGGACAGCCGCTCCGAGCACCTCAGCTTCGGCCGGGTGCTGCGCAGCGAACTGATCAAGTTGACGACGCTGCGCTCCACCTGGTGGTCGCTCGGCATCACGGCACTGCTCGCCGTGGGCATCTCCCTGATGATCGCCTCGGCGGTGGAGTCCTCTCGCGCGTCGGCCGCCGAGGTCGGTGCGACCTTCGACTACGCCGCCGTCACGGCGATCGTCGCGCCCATGCAGTTCACGATGCTCGTCGCCGGGATCTTCGGCGCGATGGCCATCACCGGCGAGTACTCCACCGGCATGATCCGCTCTACCCTGACGGCCGAGCCGCGTCGCGGCACCGTGCTCATCGCGAAGGCCGTCACCGTCGCGGCGCTCCTGATCGCGACGACCGTGGTGAGCTCCCTGGTCGCGATCCTCGTGACCGCGCCGATCTTCGGCGACAGCGGCATCGACTGGTCCGACCCGGCCGGCTCGACCATCCCGCTGCTGTACAGCCTGCTCGCGATGGCGAGCTTCGGCCTGCTGGGCCTCGGCTTCGGGTTCATCGTGCGCAACGGCGCCGGTGCCATCGCCGCCACCGTCGGTGTGCTGTTCGTCCTCCCGATCGTCACGAACATGTTCGTCATGGGAGGCGAGGCCTGGCAGTGGGTCGTCGACCTCGGGAAGTACCTGCCGATGTCGGCGGCTCAGGTGCTGACGACCCCCGGCTCGGAAGACATCGGGACCGCGATCGTGTCCCTCCTGGCGTGGCCGGTCGCCGCGCTCGTGGGAGGCTGGCTGATCCTGCGCACCCGCGACGCCTAG
- a CDS encoding response regulator transcription factor, whose translation MTAPIRVLLVDDQELIRVGFRLVLDAEADIDVVGEAGDGEAAVDAVRRTRPDVVLMDVRMPRTDGIAATARIVAEMPTTRVLVLTTFDLDEYAFGALDAGASGFLLKDARRDELTAAVRAIHRGDAVLSPRVTRELISRASRLAPADSASRLVASLTERERDVFLAMGRGLTNAEIAASLFLGESTVKTHVGRILAKLGARDRVHAVILAHRSGLVGPADPLP comes from the coding sequence ATGACCGCTCCCATCCGCGTGCTGCTCGTCGACGACCAGGAGCTCATTCGTGTCGGCTTCCGGCTCGTCCTGGACGCCGAAGCAGACATCGACGTCGTCGGCGAAGCCGGCGACGGGGAGGCCGCGGTCGACGCCGTCCGTCGCACCCGCCCCGATGTCGTGCTCATGGACGTGCGCATGCCCCGCACCGACGGCATCGCCGCGACCGCCCGCATCGTCGCGGAGATGCCGACCACCCGCGTCCTCGTCCTGACGACCTTCGACCTCGACGAGTACGCGTTCGGTGCGCTGGATGCCGGTGCCAGCGGGTTCCTCTTGAAGGACGCCCGCCGGGACGAACTCACGGCGGCGGTGCGGGCGATCCACCGCGGCGACGCCGTGCTCTCGCCGCGGGTGACGCGGGAGCTCATCTCGCGCGCCTCACGGCTGGCGCCGGCGGATTCGGCGTCGCGCCTCGTCGCGAGCCTCACCGAGCGCGAGCGCGATGTGTTCCTCGCGATGGGTCGGGGCCTCACGAACGCCGAGATCGCGGCCTCCCTGTTCCTCGGCGAATCGACCGTGAAGACGCACGTCGGACGCATCCTCGCCAAGCTCGGCGCGCGAGACCGCGTGCACGCGGTGATCCTCGCGCACCGCAGCGGCCTGGTCGGCCCCGCCGACCCGCTGCCGTGA
- a CDS encoding FAD-binding dehydrogenase: MTTASPHAADVLVIGWGLAGLVAATEAAAAGKNVIIVDQEPRTNLGGQAFWSFGGLFFVDSPEQRRMGISDSLDLARQDWFATAGFDREEDHWPRQWAEAYLQFAAGEKRAWLREKGVGFFPVVGWAERGGYTATGPGNSVPRFHITWGTGPGLVAPFQAAVESAEAQGRITVLPRHRVTALTSTAGIVTGAVGEVLAPSGAARGVLSSREVVGEFEITAAATVISSGGIGGNHDLVRAQWPANLGTPPTTMISGVPAYVDGSMQPVAQRAGARVINGDRMWHYVEGIQNWNPVWPNHGIRILPGPSSIWLDATGARLPVPLFPGFDTLGTLAHLRTTGHDHSWFVLSQKIVEKEFTLSGSEQNPDLTDKDVRLLLRSRLGKGAAGPVQAFLDHGADFVVRRTLDELIAGMRALPGGEALDADTVRREVEARDREMANDFTKDAQIAMLRSARAYRGDKLIRTATPHRILDPENGPLIAVKLHVLTRKSLGGIETDLSGRALGADGAPVPGLYAAGEASGFGGGGVHGYRALEGTFVGGCLFSGRTAGRAAAAAV, encoded by the coding sequence ATGACCACAGCATCCCCCCACGCCGCCGATGTCCTCGTGATCGGGTGGGGATTGGCGGGGCTTGTCGCCGCCACCGAAGCCGCCGCCGCAGGCAAGAACGTCATCATCGTGGACCAGGAGCCCCGCACCAACCTCGGGGGCCAGGCGTTCTGGTCCTTCGGCGGACTCTTCTTCGTCGACTCCCCCGAGCAGCGGCGGATGGGGATCTCCGACTCCCTCGACCTCGCCCGGCAGGACTGGTTCGCCACCGCCGGCTTCGACCGCGAAGAGGATCATTGGCCCCGGCAATGGGCAGAGGCATACCTGCAGTTCGCCGCCGGCGAGAAGCGCGCCTGGCTGCGGGAGAAGGGAGTGGGCTTCTTCCCCGTCGTCGGCTGGGCGGAGCGCGGCGGCTACACCGCGACCGGCCCGGGCAACTCCGTTCCCCGGTTCCACATCACTTGGGGTACCGGCCCGGGGCTCGTCGCGCCCTTCCAGGCCGCCGTGGAGAGCGCCGAGGCCCAGGGCCGCATCACGGTGCTCCCCCGGCACCGCGTCACGGCACTCACGAGCACAGCCGGCATCGTGACCGGGGCCGTCGGCGAGGTCCTCGCACCCTCCGGCGCTGCGCGCGGCGTGCTGAGCTCGCGCGAGGTGGTGGGCGAGTTCGAGATCACGGCCGCGGCGACCGTGATCTCCTCCGGCGGCATCGGCGGCAACCACGATCTCGTGCGGGCGCAGTGGCCGGCGAACCTCGGCACGCCCCCGACGACGATGATCTCCGGCGTGCCCGCCTACGTCGACGGGTCGATGCAGCCGGTCGCGCAGCGCGCCGGTGCGCGCGTCATCAACGGCGACCGGATGTGGCACTACGTCGAGGGGATCCAGAACTGGAATCCGGTCTGGCCCAATCACGGCATCCGGATCCTGCCGGGACCGTCCTCGATCTGGTTGGACGCGACGGGCGCGCGGCTGCCCGTGCCGCTCTTCCCTGGCTTCGACACGCTCGGTACCCTCGCCCACCTCCGGACGACCGGGCACGACCACTCCTGGTTCGTGCTGTCGCAGAAGATCGTCGAGAAGGAGTTCACTCTCTCGGGCAGCGAGCAGAACCCCGACCTCACCGACAAGGACGTCCGGCTGCTGCTGCGCTCCCGGCTCGGCAAAGGGGCCGCCGGGCCCGTGCAGGCCTTCCTCGACCACGGCGCGGACTTCGTCGTCCGCCGAACCCTCGACGAGCTCATCGCCGGCATGCGGGCCCTCCCCGGCGGCGAGGCGCTGGATGCCGACACGGTGCGCCGCGAGGTGGAGGCGCGCGACCGGGAGATGGCGAACGACTTCACCAAGGACGCCCAGATCGCGATGCTGCGGTCGGCGCGCGCCTACCGCGGTGACAAGCTGATCCGCACCGCGACACCTCATCGCATCCTCGACCCCGAGAACGGCCCGCTCATCGCCGTCAAGCTGCACGTGCTGACCCGCAAGTCGCTCGGTGGGATCGAGACCGATCTGTCCGGGCGCGCGCTGGGTGCGGACGGCGCTCCCGTGCCAGGGCTGTACGCCGCTGGCGAGGCGTCCGGGTTCGGCGGCGGTGGCGTGCACGGCTACCGGGCACTGGAGGGGACGTTCGTGGGCGGATGCCTGTTCTCCGGCCGCACCGCCGGACGCGCTGCCGCGGCGGCGGTGTGA
- a CDS encoding DUF6993 domain-containing protein, with protein sequence MRRIDHRPRWGLAAAGAILAIALAGCTPGPVPPPASSSPSSPSPTATPTPTGPVLVPDGTAADNLPLFAAIVNQVAATDRAVQGRAYIDALVAAGFDKADMEVTQDLTTVGNPADAIQFSVRWDGECLVGQVGPSTPAPTALVLPEVPGGTCLIGQTRPIDW encoded by the coding sequence GTGCGACGTATCGACCACCGCCCGCGCTGGGGACTCGCGGCGGCGGGCGCCATCCTGGCCATCGCCCTCGCCGGCTGCACGCCGGGACCGGTGCCCCCACCGGCATCCTCGTCACCGAGCTCGCCGTCGCCCACCGCGACGCCGACGCCCACCGGACCCGTGCTGGTGCCCGACGGCACCGCCGCGGACAACCTCCCGCTCTTCGCGGCGATCGTGAACCAGGTCGCGGCGACCGATCGGGCGGTGCAGGGGCGGGCGTACATCGACGCCCTGGTGGCGGCGGGCTTCGACAAGGCCGACATGGAGGTCACGCAGGACCTCACGACGGTGGGCAACCCCGCCGACGCGATCCAGTTCTCGGTGCGGTGGGACGGCGAATGCCTTGTGGGCCAGGTCGGACCCTCCACCCCGGCACCGACGGCCCTGGTGCTGCCCGAGGTGCCCGGCGGCACGTGCCTGATCGGTCAGACACGCCCCATCGACTGGTGA
- a CDS encoding acyl-CoA thioesterase, with protein sequence MSTVDSSRIHVPIHLRWGDLDAFNHVNNATMLKLLEEARVRVFWLPVVGEDAPDTAVIEAGADAGELTLIARQEIEYLAPVPYRRDPLDVQLWFGKLGGSSVEVCYEVYSPIGDAPQVLYARASSSVVLVDAVTFRPVRLSQRMRDAWTPYLGVPVAFSRR encoded by the coding sequence TTGAGCACCGTGGACTCCTCACGGATCCACGTCCCCATCCATCTCCGGTGGGGCGACCTCGACGCGTTCAACCATGTCAACAACGCGACGATGCTGAAGCTCCTCGAAGAAGCGCGCGTGCGCGTCTTCTGGCTTCCCGTCGTCGGTGAGGATGCTCCTGACACAGCCGTGATCGAGGCGGGTGCGGATGCCGGCGAGCTCACGCTCATCGCCCGGCAGGAGATCGAATACCTCGCGCCGGTGCCCTACCGACGCGATCCCTTGGACGTGCAGCTGTGGTTCGGCAAGCTCGGCGGGTCCAGCGTGGAGGTCTGCTACGAGGTGTACAGCCCGATCGGCGACGCGCCGCAGGTGCTGTACGCACGTGCCTCGTCGTCGGTCGTGCTGGTGGACGCGGTGACCTTCCGCCCGGTCCGTCTGTCGCAGCGGATGCGCGACGCGTGGACGCCCTACCTCGGCGTGCCCGTGGCGTTCAGCCGCCGCTGA
- a CDS encoding sensor histidine kinase: MPDRRSRSVDVPRDVDLRLPRAPGVIRRFWARHPLFADILIALVTLTLSVGPATGGLPPGQGGSATALPSGVVLVAAVTASAALLLRRRFPVAVAAVATAASAGMMLAPSPGSAPLLMVALYAVPVYRGTRVAWICWAGAGAVLIALASAGVLLGGASPADLSNIVITSLGSSLIGVLVGINVGNRKRYVEAIIDRSRQLLVERDQQAQLAAAAERARIAREMHDIVSHSLTVVVALAEGATATDDPERARRATAQISDTARDALREMRAMLGVLRDGAPDAPLAAVDDDPVAAPVAAARRAGFPVTVQLAGAYPESAAVRRALARIVQESLTNAMRHAPHTTGIDVVIATTASETTVTVSNDGVTGAPNAGGHGIQGLRERADHVGGTLEAGPAERGRWRVHARLPQEPQPPSTPEDE, translated from the coding sequence GTGCCCGATCGCCGCAGCCGCAGCGTCGACGTCCCTCGCGACGTCGACCTGCGGCTGCCGCGTGCTCCGGGCGTGATCCGGCGGTTCTGGGCACGGCATCCCCTCTTCGCCGACATCCTCATCGCCCTCGTGACCCTCACACTGTCGGTCGGGCCGGCGACTGGTGGCCTCCCGCCCGGACAGGGCGGTTCGGCGACGGCGCTGCCTTCGGGAGTCGTGCTGGTCGCCGCGGTGACCGCGTCGGCCGCGCTGCTGCTGCGCCGCCGCTTCCCCGTTGCGGTCGCGGCCGTGGCGACCGCCGCCTCAGCCGGCATGATGCTCGCCCCTTCGCCCGGGTCGGCGCCCCTGCTGATGGTCGCGCTGTACGCCGTCCCGGTCTACCGCGGCACGCGCGTGGCGTGGATCTGCTGGGCCGGTGCCGGAGCAGTCCTCATCGCGCTCGCGAGCGCCGGCGTCCTGCTCGGTGGGGCGTCGCCTGCGGATCTGTCGAACATCGTCATCACGAGCCTCGGCTCTTCGCTGATCGGGGTGCTCGTCGGCATCAACGTGGGCAATCGCAAGCGGTATGTCGAGGCCATCATCGACCGCTCACGGCAGCTGCTGGTCGAGCGCGATCAGCAGGCGCAGCTGGCCGCCGCGGCCGAACGTGCCCGCATCGCGCGGGAGATGCACGACATCGTCTCGCACTCCCTGACGGTGGTCGTGGCCCTGGCCGAGGGCGCGACAGCGACCGACGATCCGGAGCGGGCACGGCGCGCGACCGCGCAGATCAGCGACACCGCACGCGACGCGCTGCGTGAGATGCGCGCGATGCTCGGCGTGCTCCGCGACGGCGCGCCCGATGCGCCGCTGGCCGCCGTCGACGACGATCCCGTCGCCGCCCCGGTGGCCGCTGCCCGCCGCGCCGGATTCCCGGTCACCGTCCAGCTGGCCGGCGCCTATCCGGAGTCGGCCGCGGTGCGACGCGCCCTGGCCCGCATCGTCCAGGAGAGCCTCACCAACGCGATGCGTCACGCCCCGCACACCACCGGCATCGACGTCGTCATCGCGACGACCGCGTCGGAGACGACGGTCACCGTGAGCAACGACGGCGTCACCGGTGCGCCGAACGCGGGCGGCCACGGCATCCAGGGTCTGCGGGAACGGGCGGACCATGTCGGCGGCACCCTCGAGGCCGGACCGGCGGAGCGGGGCCGGTGGCGCGTGCACGCCCGTCTGCCGCAGGAGCCGCAGCCACCCTCGACCCCGGAGGACGAATGA